Proteins co-encoded in one Methylomonas albis genomic window:
- a CDS encoding glycosyltransferase WbsX family protein has translation MNRSARIIAFHLPQFHPTPENDEWWGKGFTEWTNVAKAKPLYPGHYQPHIPADLGFYDLRLPEARHAQSEMAKEYGIEGFCYYHYWFGNGRRLLERPVNEILSSGEPDFPFCLCWANHSWNNIWQGVADRMLMEQTYPGMEDHKEHFEWLLKAFKDQRYITVENMPLFLIFNPGEIPDLPNVLSYWRRLAVEAGLKGLYLVGVNYRFRADWDPRSVGLDASTWQPLPPKDGHIPSNFFGDRIKRFFSKAKPHVTVHHYAAVIDRLIRKSSPPFPDYPTILPNWDNTPRSGENGLVFHESTPELFRTLLRRAFSLIKHYEPEKRIIFIKAWNEWAEGNYLEPDQKYGHGYLQAVKEELQSSFFEDNK, from the coding sequence ATGAACAGAAGTGCGCGCATCATCGCCTTTCATCTCCCCCAATTTCATCCAACACCCGAAAACGATGAATGGTGGGGTAAAGGATTTACGGAGTGGACCAACGTAGCTAAAGCCAAACCTCTCTATCCAGGACACTATCAGCCTCATATTCCTGCCGACCTAGGTTTCTACGACTTACGCCTGCCCGAAGCGCGGCATGCCCAATCCGAGATGGCCAAAGAATACGGTATCGAAGGTTTCTGTTATTACCATTACTGGTTTGGAAACGGGCGCCGTCTATTAGAAAGGCCTGTTAACGAAATACTATCTAGCGGGGAACCGGATTTTCCATTTTGTCTATGCTGGGCCAACCATAGCTGGAATAATATCTGGCAAGGCGTAGCAGACCGTATGCTGATGGAGCAAACCTATCCCGGCATGGAAGACCATAAAGAGCATTTTGAATGGTTACTCAAAGCATTTAAAGATCAACGCTATATTACTGTCGAAAATATGCCTTTGTTTTTGATCTTTAATCCGGGAGAAATCCCCGACTTACCTAATGTACTTAGCTATTGGCGCAGATTAGCCGTTGAGGCCGGTCTGAAAGGGCTCTATCTAGTGGGCGTAAACTACCGATTCAGGGCGGATTGGGACCCTCGTAGCGTCGGTCTGGATGCATCGACTTGGCAACCCCTACCGCCTAAAGACGGTCACATTCCAAGCAATTTCTTTGGTGATAGAATTAAACGTTTTTTTTCAAAAGCAAAGCCGCACGTCACCGTGCATCATTATGCAGCGGTAATCGACCGATTGATCCGTAAGTCCTCTCCTCCTTTTCCAGATTATCCCACAATATTACCGAACTGGGATAATACACCTCGCTCTGGAGAAAATGGACTAGTTTTTCATGAGTCAACTCCGGAACTGTTCAGAACCTTATTACGCCGAGCATTTTCGCTTATCAAACATTATGAGCCGGAAAAGCGCATTATCTTTATCAAGGCTTGGAATGAATGGGCCGAAGGTAATTACTTAGAGCCGGACCAGAAGTATGGACATGGTTATCTTCAAGCGGTTAAAGAAGAACTGCAATCATCTTTCTTTGAAGATAATAAGTAG